One genomic region from Microcystis panniformis FACHB-1757 encodes:
- a CDS encoding potassium channel family protein, which translates to MKPQIIVCGLGRTGYKIFCLLKQQSAAVVAISDRQMVCEYQSDIIIGDPCSPKTLLQAGLPDAETLVLAIDNDALNLEILTRARIINPKIRIVNRLFNETLGERLDQTLPAHVSMSVASLAAPIFSFAALGNKAIGQLQLFDRLWPIQEIIIEENHPWWGLPLYELWDDPARMLIYYLPAHDEIDLVSAVLLGKKLQTGDHLIIGNKPTIKAKQRFKLQKWLRNLLNLRPYQHYVQPVILVTLSLLGMISLATITYLSVNQKISLVDSLYFSVGMITGAGGNEKVAESTPDSIKIFTVVMMIVGAGVIGICYALLNDFILGSRFKQFWDATRIPVRNHHIICGLGGIGTRIVRQLHDQGCEVVVIESDPNNRFLHSVRSWGIPVIIEDARLVATLETANINNAESLIVVTYEDMINVEIALTAKAIAPKINLVLSCSQEQFGRSIQEVFDFDTVLCPRDLATYSFAAAALGGRILGNGMTDDLLWVALATLITPNHPFMGQIVKEAAMNADFVPLYLEKQGQTIHGWQLLEITLDQGDILYLTMPAMRLQQVWQNTSLTIPQSFRDLK; encoded by the coding sequence ATGAAACCGCAAATCATCGTCTGTGGATTAGGTCGCACGGGTTATAAAATCTTTTGTTTACTCAAACAACAATCTGCGGCAGTAGTGGCGATTAGCGATCGCCAAATGGTCTGTGAATACCAGTCTGATATTATCATCGGCGATCCCTGCTCTCCTAAAACTCTCCTGCAAGCTGGCCTTCCAGATGCAGAAACCCTAGTTTTGGCCATCGATAACGACGCACTCAATCTAGAAATTCTCACCCGCGCAAGAATAATTAACCCGAAAATTCGGATAGTTAACCGACTATTTAACGAAACTTTGGGAGAAAGACTCGATCAAACCCTCCCTGCTCACGTTAGCATGAGCGTTGCTTCCCTAGCAGCCCCGATCTTTTCCTTTGCTGCCCTTGGTAATAAAGCTATCGGTCAATTACAGCTATTCGATCGCCTTTGGCCAATTCAAGAGATAATTATTGAGGAAAATCATCCTTGGTGGGGATTACCCCTCTACGAACTTTGGGACGATCCGGCCCGGATGTTAATCTATTATCTCCCCGCTCACGACGAAATTGATCTGGTTTCAGCAGTTCTTTTAGGCAAAAAACTCCAAACTGGCGATCATCTGATTATCGGCAATAAACCGACAATTAAGGCAAAACAGCGTTTTAAACTGCAAAAGTGGCTGAGAAATCTGCTCAATCTTCGTCCCTATCAGCACTATGTCCAACCGGTAATTCTTGTCACCCTTTCCCTCTTGGGGATGATTTCCCTTGCTACCATTACCTATCTCAGCGTTAATCAAAAAATTTCCCTTGTCGATTCCCTCTATTTCTCCGTCGGGATGATTACCGGCGCCGGAGGTAACGAAAAAGTGGCCGAATCTACCCCCGATAGTATCAAAATTTTTACCGTGGTCATGATGATTGTCGGTGCCGGGGTTATCGGTATCTGTTATGCTCTCCTCAACGATTTTATCCTCGGTAGTCGCTTTAAGCAGTTTTGGGATGCTACCCGCATTCCCGTCCGCAATCATCACATTATCTGTGGTTTAGGAGGTATCGGCACCCGGATCGTGCGACAATTGCACGACCAAGGCTGTGAAGTGGTGGTGATCGAATCGGACCCCAATAACCGATTTTTGCATTCCGTGCGCTCCTGGGGAATCCCCGTCATCATCGAGGATGCGCGTCTAGTGGCTACCCTAGAAACCGCTAATATTAACAACGCTGAATCTTTGATCGTGGTTACTTACGAGGATATGATTAATGTGGAGATTGCCCTCACTGCTAAAGCGATCGCTCCTAAAATTAATCTAGTTTTAAGCTGCTCTCAGGAACAATTCGGGCGATCGATTCAAGAGGTTTTTGATTTTGATACGGTATTATGTCCCCGGGATCTAGCTACCTATTCCTTCGCTGCGGCCGCTTTGGGCGGTAGAATTCTCGGTAATGGCATGACCGATGATCTCCTCTGGGTTGCTTTGGCTACATTAATCACACCTAATCATCCTTTCATGGGGCAAATTGTCAAGGAAGCGGCGATGAATGCCGATTTTGTGCCACTTTACCTAGAAAAACAGGGTCAAACTATCCACGGTTGGCAATTACTAGAAATTACTCTCGATCAAGGTGATATTCTGTATCTAACTATGCCGGCTATGCGTTTACAACAGGTTTGGCAAAATACTTCCCTAACTATTCCCCAATCTTTCCGCGATTTAAAATGA
- the glgX gene encoding glycogen debranching protein GlgX — protein sequence MTLKTDHGKSHPVGATVLADGVNFSLFSKYATAIELLLFDDANSPVPSRTILLTPQTNRTFFYWHIFVHGIGVGQVYAYRVYGPDNPAQGHRFDPDKVVLDPYAKAIVGAEIYDRQAASEKGDNCHRALRGLVVDPGCYDWEDDAPLRTPYSASVIYEMHVGGFTRNPNSGVSEEKRGTFAGLIEKIPYLKNLGITAVELLPIHYFDPAAAMPGLTNYWGYSTIGFFAPHAGYSSDRSPLGPLNEFRDLVKALHKAGIEVILDVVFNHTAEGDEIGPTLSLKGIDNRTYYILDAEDKSIYSNYTGCGNTLKGSHPIVGKMILDCLRYWVSEMHVDGFRFDLAAVLSRNVDGEPILQKGYNMIWAIESDPVLAGTKLIAEAWDAAGLYSVGQFVEFADWFSEWNGPFRDDVRAFVRGDAGIVSKLAARILGSPDIYHRPDTDVNRSINFVTCHDGFTLNDLVSYDEKHNEANGEENRDGCNDNFSWNCGVEGETNNERIKTLRLQQIKNLLTILFISQGTPMLLMGDEVRRTQKGNNNAYCQDNQLSWFDWSAVEQEFDLWCFVRRLIDFNKKLALFRQEKLLEVTYTSLEPHLSWHGVQLSKPDWSEDSHSLAFSLRHPKANEYLHIMLNAYWESLNFQLPPLGQGEKWHRVIDTAGQLSEAACDLDAAAAVESETYRVQARSAVVLIVKPV from the coding sequence ATGACCTTAAAAACCGATCACGGTAAAAGCCATCCCGTCGGTGCGACTGTCTTGGCCGATGGTGTCAACTTCTCACTATTTTCTAAGTATGCCACTGCCATAGAATTATTATTATTTGATGATGCTAATTCTCCCGTACCTAGCCGGACTATTCTCCTCACCCCGCAAACAAACCGCACCTTTTTCTATTGGCATATTTTCGTTCACGGCATTGGAGTCGGTCAAGTGTATGCTTATCGAGTCTATGGTCCGGATAATCCGGCCCAGGGTCATCGCTTCGATCCTGATAAAGTAGTTCTCGATCCCTATGCGAAAGCGATTGTCGGTGCGGAAATTTATGATCGACAAGCTGCCAGCGAAAAAGGCGATAATTGTCATCGAGCTTTGCGGGGTCTGGTAGTGGATCCGGGCTGCTACGATTGGGAAGATGACGCACCGCTACGCACTCCCTACTCTGCCAGTGTTATCTACGAAATGCACGTCGGCGGCTTTACTCGTAACCCGAATTCCGGCGTTAGCGAGGAAAAAAGAGGTACTTTTGCGGGATTAATCGAAAAAATACCCTATTTGAAAAACCTAGGCATTACTGCCGTGGAATTGTTACCGATTCATTACTTTGATCCCGCTGCCGCTATGCCGGGGTTAACTAACTATTGGGGTTATAGCACGATCGGCTTTTTTGCGCCCCATGCCGGTTACAGTAGCGATCGCTCACCCCTGGGTCCTTTGAATGAATTTCGCGATCTGGTGAAAGCTTTACACAAAGCGGGGATCGAAGTGATTCTCGATGTGGTTTTCAATCATACCGCCGAGGGGGACGAAATCGGGCCGACTCTTTCCTTGAAAGGTATCGATAATCGCACCTACTACATCCTCGATGCAGAAGATAAAAGCATCTATAGCAACTATACCGGCTGTGGTAACACCCTCAAGGGCAGTCATCCGATTGTGGGCAAAATGATTCTCGATTGTTTGCGCTATTGGGTGTCGGAAATGCACGTCGATGGTTTTCGCTTTGACCTAGCGGCCGTATTATCGCGCAATGTGGACGGGGAACCGATCCTGCAAAAAGGTTATAACATGATCTGGGCGATCGAATCGGATCCGGTCTTAGCTGGGACAAAATTAATCGCCGAAGCTTGGGATGCGGCAGGATTGTATAGTGTCGGTCAATTTGTCGAATTTGCCGATTGGTTTTCCGAGTGGAATGGTCCTTTTCGGGATGATGTACGCGCTTTTGTCCGGGGAGATGCCGGCATAGTCAGCAAATTAGCGGCGCGGATTTTAGGAAGCCCCGACATATACCACAGACCCGATACCGATGTCAATAGAAGTATAAATTTTGTTACCTGTCACGACGGCTTTACCCTTAACGATCTAGTTTCCTACGACGAGAAACACAACGAGGCTAACGGCGAGGAGAATCGGGACGGTTGCAACGATAATTTTAGCTGGAATTGTGGGGTAGAAGGGGAAACCAATAACGAGAGGATTAAAACCCTGCGACTGCAACAAATAAAAAATCTCTTAACGATCCTGTTTATTTCCCAAGGAACACCTATGCTGTTGATGGGGGACGAAGTGCGACGCACCCAAAAGGGCAACAATAACGCCTATTGTCAGGATAACCAGTTAAGTTGGTTCGATTGGAGTGCGGTAGAGCAAGAGTTCGATCTTTGGTGTTTCGTAAGGAGACTGATCGATTTTAATAAAAAATTAGCTCTTTTCCGTCAGGAAAAATTGCTAGAAGTCACCTATACCAGTCTTGAACCCCATCTCAGTTGGCATGGCGTACAGTTGAGTAAACCCGATTGGTCGGAAGATTCCCACAGTTTAGCTTTTTCCCTGCGTCATCCCAAGGCGAACGAGTATTTACACATTATGCTCAACGCTTACTGGGAATCTCTCAACTTCCAGTTACCCCCCTTGGGACAAGGGGAAAAATGGCATCGCGTCATCGATACTGCTGGGCAATTGTCCGAGGCAGCCTGTGATTTAGATGCCGCCGCCGCTGTTGAATCGGAAACCTATCGGGTGCAGGCGCGTTCGGCGGTAGTTTTAATCGTTAAACCAGTATAA
- a CDS encoding DUF3887 domain-containing protein produces the protein MMRLSLAKRVSILSLCLIGFSLPSTTFIVSPVQANLEPNAIALGDPVREEKQARQLVEWLGTKQYGKVIAALSPQLKPLWTAEKLQKVWESQVTDNTGPFKRIVKTKVLDAINANLVIVTVEFEKLTEDVVITFNRSGQVIAADFPEFRSISEIGDAFVTSLANKDYGLARGFLHPFLKAEVFPTRVQGAWENLLKRTGPVRRIVGTQVRKGSDTDGVDLVLVTIQFEKLTDTLILVFDDQKQIVNVDFPLGN, from the coding sequence ATGATGCGGCTTTCATTAGCGAAACGGGTATCGATTCTCTCTTTGTGTTTAATTGGCTTTTCCCTGCCTTCGACCACTTTCATTGTTTCACCGGTACAGGCGAACCTAGAACCGAATGCGATCGCTCTTGGTGATCCTGTTCGGGAAGAAAAGCAAGCTCGGCAGTTAGTAGAATGGTTGGGAACTAAACAATACGGTAAAGTTATTGCAGCTTTGTCACCCCAACTAAAACCCCTCTGGACTGCCGAAAAATTGCAAAAGGTCTGGGAAAGCCAGGTTACTGACAATACTGGACCGTTTAAGCGCATTGTCAAAACCAAGGTACTCGATGCTATCAATGCCAATTTGGTGATTGTCACCGTTGAATTTGAGAAACTCACTGAAGATGTGGTAATTACCTTTAACCGGTCTGGTCAGGTAATTGCCGCCGATTTTCCCGAATTTCGTAGTATTTCTGAGATTGGCGATGCTTTTGTCACGTCCTTGGCCAATAAAGACTACGGCCTGGCCCGAGGTTTTTTACACCCTTTCCTGAAAGCTGAGGTTTTCCCCACCAGAGTACAAGGTGCTTGGGAGAATTTACTTAAGCGTACCGGCCCCGTGCGTCGGATCGTGGGAACTCAGGTCAGAAAAGGCTCGGATACGGACGGTGTGGATCTGGTGTTGGTGACGATTCAATTTGAAAAACTGACGGATACCTTAATCCTCGTTTTTGATGATCAAAAGCAGATTGTCAACGTGGATTTCCCTTTAGGCAATTAG
- the eno gene encoding phosphopyruvate hydratase — MLDKIEVPIEAIAAREILDSRGRPTIEAEVLLESGALGLAQVPSGASTGSFEAHELRDDDPQRYGGKGVLKAVRNVHEKIVPVLEGMNAFDQASIDLAMIDRDGTANKRELGANAILAVSLATAKAAAADLGLPLYRYLGGPMANVLPVPMMNVINGGSHADNNVDFQEFMIFPIGADSFKEGLRWGAEVFAALGKALHERKLLTGVGDEGGYAPNLASNQEALDILIESIERAGYKPGSEVALAMDVAASEFYKDGQYLYDGSAHSPAEMVDFLASLVDRYPIVSIEDGLHEEDWDNWKLLTDKLGARIQLVGDDLMVTNPIRLQKAIDLGIANSILIKLNQIGSLTETLQTIALATRHGYRSVISHRSGETEDTTIADLAVATNAGQIKTGSLSRSERVAKYNRLLRIEAELGDRAVYAPKVGLGPKFLA; from the coding sequence ATGTTAGATAAAATCGAAGTTCCCATCGAAGCGATCGCAGCTAGGGAGATTCTAGACTCCCGCGGCCGTCCCACGATCGAAGCGGAAGTGCTATTAGAATCGGGGGCACTCGGTTTGGCCCAGGTTCCCAGTGGTGCTTCTACGGGTAGTTTTGAGGCCCACGAATTACGCGATGATGATCCCCAGCGTTACGGTGGTAAGGGTGTCCTGAAAGCGGTTCGCAATGTCCACGAAAAAATCGTCCCGGTTTTGGAGGGGATGAATGCTTTCGACCAAGCTAGTATCGATTTAGCGATGATCGATCGCGATGGCACGGCCAATAAACGAGAATTAGGGGCTAATGCTATCCTAGCCGTCTCTCTGGCTACGGCCAAAGCAGCGGCGGCGGATCTGGGATTGCCTCTCTATCGTTATCTCGGCGGTCCGATGGCCAATGTGCTACCCGTCCCGATGATGAACGTGATCAATGGTGGTTCTCACGCTGATAATAACGTCGATTTTCAGGAGTTTATGATCTTCCCCATCGGGGCCGATTCTTTTAAGGAGGGTTTGCGTTGGGGAGCGGAAGTATTCGCCGCTTTGGGTAAGGCCTTGCACGAACGCAAATTACTGACCGGTGTGGGCGATGAGGGCGGTTATGCTCCTAATTTGGCTTCAAATCAGGAAGCTTTGGATATTTTGATTGAATCGATCGAACGTGCTGGTTATAAACCGGGGTCGGAGGTGGCTTTGGCTATGGATGTGGCCGCCAGTGAATTCTATAAGGATGGTCAATACCTCTACGATGGTTCGGCCCATTCTCCCGCCGAAATGGTGGATTTTTTGGCCAGTTTAGTCGATCGCTATCCGATTGTTTCCATTGAAGACGGTTTACACGAGGAAGATTGGGATAACTGGAAATTATTGACCGATAAACTGGGGGCGCGGATTCAGTTGGTGGGCGATGATTTGATGGTGACTAATCCTATCCGTCTGCAAAAAGCGATCGATCTGGGTATTGCTAACTCGATCCTGATTAAGCTCAATCAGATCGGTTCTTTGACGGAAACCCTACAAACGATCGCCCTGGCTACCCGTCACGGTTATCGTTCTGTCATCAGTCATCGTTCTGGAGAAACGGAAGACACTACGATCGCAGATCTGGCGGTGGCTACTAATGCCGGACAGATTAAAACTGGTTCTCTCAGTCGCAGTGAACGGGTGGCTAAGTATAATCGCTTATTACGCATCGAAGCAGAATTAGGCGATCGGGCGGTGTACGCGCCGAAAGTCGGTTTGGGTCCAAAATTCTTGGCCTAA